The genomic DNA TGGCAGGAAAGGGCCGGTCGCTACGTTCCTGTAGGTAGGCCGGAGAACCGACCTGCACGGCACGCGCGAATTCAACCTTGCCAAATCATGGAAGCGTTCAGGAAGCCAAAAGCGACGTATCTGAACAGGCCGAACTGTTTTCTTGGCCATCGCGACCGGCTGCATACTTCTGGTTAGCAGCCTGGCCCATTTTCTGCTTCATCGTTATTAGGTCCCCCATCACGACAAGAAGGGAGGCGTTCGAAAAGGGTAGGGATCTCACTGATTATGACCTCTGAGAATGAAGATGGGCCGGTGCCACGGGCTGAGGTTGTGCTGACACCGGGCGGGGCGATATTGCCCAGTGGTGAGTTGCCGGATTTTTGCACGAAATAGTCTGAGACTGGGCAGTCTGCGCGCTGCCTTGAGGTAAGTCCCGGGGAAAAATTGGGCGCAGCGAGCGGCAGGGTCATCCCTTTGTGCTGCCAAGTCCCTCCCCAATTATGCTGCATCACTCTTCGTAGGGCGGCTCCGGGGAGTGCGATACCTACATCAAGCACGATGAGTGGGAGGCGGTCTTGCCCGAACTTGTGTTTCGTACGCGCGAGCAAAGGTGATACGATAAGCGTCGCTGGTGGTTGGAAGCTAAATCGCCGAACGGTGGAAGCCGCATGATCGGCCTGAGCACCGATGTTCGCCCAATCCCGGATACCCTGCAGTGTTACGGATAGATCCCATTGAGCGCAGGCGGGTATAGGCATGCCCAGTCAGCCTCATTCCAGAAAAGATAATCGAAAAACAATTTCGCATAACGCCACGGGTCCAGCAGGCTGCTGGTCGCAGGGATCGTGAAATGGGGGTGCCCCATTGAGCGATTTCGAGAAGGGGTCTCGGGGGTATCCCCCGAGCGAGCGGTCTTGTTGTCATTTCGGGGTGCCCGAAATTGCAACAAGACTAGTGAGTAGCGCAGCGGCAATTCTCACGGGTTCGTGATGCGCAATCCAGAAAAAACCGCCGCGACCTGTGCCGGGATTTTCGGGGGTACCGCGTATTCTTGGGGGAAGCAGATAACCCGAGGTTCACCATGTCCGTTCATGCCAGATTTGACAATCCCCAACCCGTCAATGCCCCAAAGCCGCCGATTGTGCTGCGGTTCCAAGGGCTGCATCCGGACAACCTCGGCCGCTTTGATATGCATGATCATCGTAACGGTGGCGATCTCTCCCATGTTGATCTGAATGCGTCAGAGCTGAATGAAGTTCTGCATTGCGAACCCAAATGGCAAGCGACGATCAAGGCAGAAGTCGCTGCAGCCAGGCGCGACAACTTTCGGGAACGGATGGAGGCCTTGCGCAAGAAGGGCCGCAAAGCCGAACGGGAGGCACTGCAAGCTGAAGGGGAAAGCGACCCTTGGCGGCGCTGTTCCGGTGGTCCCTTGCGTGAGGGCATCCTGACGGTCAACAAGGAATGGTTTGGCGGGACGGGGCAAGCCGAATGGGATGCGGAGAAGGTCGCTGCGTTCAAGAAAGCGGCGATGGACTTTCTGCGGAATCACTTCCCTGACGGTCAGCTGCGCTATGCCAATGCGCATCATGACGAGGAGGCCTTTCATATCCATTTCGTTGCAGTGGTCTGGACAGAGAAAGTGACGGCAAATCGCGGGCGGCAGATGCTGTTGCAGGCCTCAATGAATCCGCTCTTGAAGAACTATGAGCATGCGCAGGATTTGGCTGGGGAAGCGTTTGCGCCCCTTGGCATTGCCCGAGGAGAACGGCGGGCCGAGGCGCGGCGGGTTACGAAAGAGGCTGGCGAGGACGTGCCCAAAAAGCGTCGCCATATCCCGCCATCGGAATGGCGTGCCGATCAGCAGGCAGCGGGCCATGAGAAATCCAGCGAGATTTTGGAGGCTGCTCAGCACAAAGCCAAAGAGATGATCGCTTACGGGCGGATCATGGGCAAGGCCACGATCCGGAAATCGCGCAAACGCGCGATCAAGGAGGCGCGCCGCAGGAAAGAGGCGGCGACGCGCGAGGTGGCGGCGGCAGAGCGCCACCGCAAAGAAGAGGAACGGGCAGCGGATGCCGCCCGCAAAGCGAGGGCTGATGCCGAGGCTGCGCTCGTCACCATAGAAGAAAAGTCGGCAAATAGTGCTGAGGCAGCGCAGGTGGCAACGGCAACACTTCAGGAGGTGAGGGCAGAGACGGGTGTTGAGGCCGAGAAATTGCAGGGGGTGAAAACGGAAATAATAAATGCAGAAAAGGGGCTGACGGATGTGCAGGCAGAGGTTGAGAAGGCTTCGTTAAGACGGGATCAGGTTACAGCTGAGGTCGTGACACAAGGCGAGAATCTTGATCGGCTGAAGTCGTTGGCGAAAAAGAAAACGACGGATTTGGCCGCGACTTCGGGGCAGGTTCAATCGCTGAAATCAGAAAGGCAGGCTGAAACGCAGGCTTTGGACGGGGTGAAAAAGAAGCGGGAGGTAGCAAAATCTGAGCTGGCGGATATTGAAGCCAAGGTGGTGACTGCAGAGGCAAAACTCTCAAAGGCGGAGTCTTTGATGAAGGTGTTGGTTGAAGGCATCGATATGCTTGGCAGTGCCGTGCTGCGCTGGATTACAGCGCCCAACCCGAGCGAGGAAAAGCTGGGCTGGGGGCCTAATGCGCCGAAAGCCAAAGACGAGCACAAGCGGATCGAGACACGCATGCGGCCGGTAATGCCGAAGCTGGTCCCGCTCGCGCAATCCATCCGCCGCACGATTGACGAAACCCTGAGCTTTGAGCGCGCAGAGATTGCCGCAGATGCCGCCTATGTTCTCGAACAGCGCGAGACTTTGGAGGCGGAGCAGCGGGCCGAGTTGACCCGCATTCTGAACGCACATGCGCAAACCGACCCGACGTCTGACGGGCCAGGGGTCTGATCAGATCACGGCTGGCAACCTCTCAATGGCCGCCTGCAACACAGCGGGCGGCGCAGGCTTGCTATAGGTGCGCTCATGGGTGTCTTTACCTTCATGGCCGACGATGTCGCGCAGCACCTTGTCGGTCACTTCCGGAACGTGCTCCAACGTGCCCTGAACATAGTGCCGCAGGCTGTGGAATGACAGGCCAGCGCCTTCGATCCCAAAGGTCTTGTCGACGATCTGGCGCATCCGGCGGCCCAGCTTGCGGCCATGTTTCCCCGTTGCAGGCTCGCGCAGATCGGGGAACAGCTCGGCTTGTTCCTTTGCGCGGGCTTCGTCCACGAACTCCAGAAAACCCAGCGCGATCAAACGGCTGTGGATCGGCACGAGCCGTTTCGACGAGATATTCTTGATCCGCCGCAGCTCGGAATCCTCGATGCTGAGGCAAGGGATGCCATCACGTTCGACAATGTCAGCAGGGGCCAGCCCTGCGATCTCTTCGCGCCGCGCCCCTGTAAACGCGCCGATCACAGGCGACCAATAGATGCCGTTGCGGTAAACCTCTGTGCCCGGATCGGTCTGGTGATACTCGGACTTCGATCCGGTCCAAACCGGGGATTTGAACAGAAGGTGCAGCTCTGCCTCGGTGAAGGCCTGTTTCTTGTCACAGTCGCGAACGGTGTCCTTGCGCCGCAATTTACCGGGTTTGAGCTTGGGATTGACGGCAATGCCCTCATCCGAGGCCCACTCGACAATCTGGCCCAGATGCTCAAGATGGCGATTGATCGTGCCGATGGAGAGCCCGACCTTTTCCGGCGGAAGTTTGGCGGCGCGGGCCATGATCTCTTCACGGGTGGCATTGCGGTCAGCGGGACTTTTGCCCCAGCTTTTCGGCAGCTTGTAAAGCGCCGCGCGAAACCCCGTGGCATCGGCCTGCCGGATTAGGCGCACGTCACTGATGCCGGTCAGCGTGGTAAAGAGGCCAACAAAGCTCTCGTATTGGCGCAGGGTCTTTTCTTCGATGCCTTCGCTGCGCTTCATCTCGTTCATGCGCGACACAACGGCCTGCATGTCGGGATCGAGGGTGCCCGCGTCCACCTCAGGACACAGCAACGGGGGAACGGCTGGCGACTCCGGCTCTGGTGCAAGCACATGAGAGGCGCCGTCCCAAAGATCATCCGCCGCCGTGTCGATATCAGCCAAGGCCTCTTCGTGCCGGTTCCAGGCCGCGGATTTTCCAGCGATCAGCAAGGAGATCAACTTCGCACGGTCAAAGGCCGAAAGCTGAGGATGACCCGTTAACGCCTTGAAATCGCGTTGAATGAGGTTCTGGCGGGCTTCGCTGGTGAGGTCATCGCGGATGATGTCCAAATGCAAAGAGACCAAGGGATGATCAGACGTCGCACCATGCAAACCATCCGCATTCACCTTTGCCCAAGCATCCGCCGTTGCCTGATCGTGGCGCTGGTCATCGGCGGGATCGCGGGAATCAAAACGATGCAGCAGTTTGAGCTTCTCGATCTTCTCCCGCTCTTTGGTGATGACACTGGCAAGCCAGCGCCGCGCCATATCCGGCGTGATCTGTTGGTGGCTGAGGTGTTCCATGACGATATCGCTTTCCGCACTGATCCTGCGGGATAAGATATGTGCGCAGCGCAGGTCTGTCGTCCCCAGCGAGAGCTTGATATCGACGATTCCTGTGGATTGTCGGCGCAAACGACGCCGCCACTGATAGGTATTTCCGCGTTTTGAGAGATGAGGTTGGTTCAACATTCGTTTCAGATCCGGTTGAGACGGATACGAAACGGTCATGCCATCTGGCTACAGGGGGATGTAACACCCTGATGCCGCACCTACGAAGCCACGCCGTGGCTTCGTTAGGTATTTCAACAACTTACACTGAAATTGGCTCCGGCGGTAGGGATCGAACCTACGACCAATTGATTAACAGTCAACTGCTCTACCGCTGAGCTACGCCGGAACCGTGAGGGCTATCTAGCAACAGAATTCAGGGACGTCCAGAACCTTTCCGCAGTTTTTGATAAAATCTTTTTCCTGCACTATCTGCAAAGCGATCCGGCCTTTCTGCATAGCCTTGCATCGGTCAAATGCTCGAACTTAACGGCGGTGAAGCTTGCGTATTTTGAGACCACGCTTACTGTACCGCGGGAGGATGGCGGCAGCTCCCGAACTTTTGGCCAATAGCACCATTTTATCCTTGCCGCATTGAAAACCTTACCCGAATCTCTATATAGATTCTCGTGGAAGACGACCTCCCCATCGAGCATTTTATCGGGACTGCCCGATCATCAGATGGGAAAAGAAAATGCGAACATCTTATGATCGCATTCGTCATGCACTTTGCTTTGAGATTATCGGGCTTCTGTTGATCGTACCACTCGGGGCGATGGGTTTTGGCATGAATGCTCAGGATATCGGGGCTATTTGGACTTGGACCTGTCCGGATTTAGTTCCTGTCTCTTTCGAGCGATATTCGCAATGAAGGAGATGAAGAATGGCACCGAGATACAGTGACGAGTTTAGACGAGATGCGGT from Pseudorhodobacter turbinis includes the following:
- a CDS encoding site-specific integrase produces the protein MLNQPHLSKRGNTYQWRRRLRRQSTGIVDIKLSLGTTDLRCAHILSRRISAESDIVMEHLSHQQITPDMARRWLASVITKEREKIEKLKLLHRFDSRDPADDQRHDQATADAWAKVNADGLHGATSDHPLVSLHLDIIRDDLTSEARQNLIQRDFKALTGHPQLSAFDRAKLISLLIAGKSAAWNRHEEALADIDTAADDLWDGASHVLAPEPESPAVPPLLCPEVDAGTLDPDMQAVVSRMNEMKRSEGIEEKTLRQYESFVGLFTTLTGISDVRLIRQADATGFRAALYKLPKSWGKSPADRNATREEIMARAAKLPPEKVGLSIGTINRHLEHLGQIVEWASDEGIAVNPKLKPGKLRRKDTVRDCDKKQAFTEAELHLLFKSPVWTGSKSEYHQTDPGTEVYRNGIYWSPVIGAFTGARREEIAGLAPADIVERDGIPCLSIEDSELRRIKNISSKRLVPIHSRLIALGFLEFVDEARAKEQAELFPDLREPATGKHGRKLGRRMRQIVDKTFGIEGAGLSFHSLRHYVQGTLEHVPEVTDKVLRDIVGHEGKDTHERTYSKPAPPAVLQAAIERLPAVI
- a CDS encoding plasmid recombination protein; the protein is MSVHARFDNPQPVNAPKPPIVLRFQGLHPDNLGRFDMHDHRNGGDLSHVDLNASELNEVLHCEPKWQATIKAEVAAARRDNFRERMEALRKKGRKAEREALQAEGESDPWRRCSGGPLREGILTVNKEWFGGTGQAEWDAEKVAAFKKAAMDFLRNHFPDGQLRYANAHHDEEAFHIHFVAVVWTEKVTANRGRQMLLQASMNPLLKNYEHAQDLAGEAFAPLGIARGERRAEARRVTKEAGEDVPKKRRHIPPSEWRADQQAAGHEKSSEILEAAQHKAKEMIAYGRIMGKATIRKSRKRAIKEARRRKEAATREVAAAERHRKEEERAADAARKARADAEAALVTIEEKSANSAEAAQVATATLQEVRAETGVEAEKLQGVKTEIINAEKGLTDVQAEVEKASLRRDQVTAEVVTQGENLDRLKSLAKKKTTDLAATSGQVQSLKSERQAETQALDGVKKKREVAKSELADIEAKVVTAEAKLSKAESLMKVLVEGIDMLGSAVLRWITAPNPSEEKLGWGPNAPKAKDEHKRIETRMRPVMPKLVPLAQSIRRTIDETLSFERAEIAADAAYVLEQRETLEAEQRAELTRILNAHAQTDPTSDGPGV
- a CDS encoding chlorhexidine efflux transporter, with translation MRTSYDRIRHALCFEIIGLLLIVPLGAMGFGMNAQDIGAIWTWTCPDLVPVSFERYSQ